ATTATTTTCAGTATAAGGTGGCTGGACCTAACTCTGGTGAGCCTGTAAATATTGTCACTGAATTGACGAAGGCACCCTGGAATACTGCGCATCAACTTATGCGCGTAACGTTAAAAGCGAAAGATATGCCCACGGCAAAGCTTAAACCTTCTAATCTGGTGTTTTTGATTGATGTTTCTGGATCGATGATGGGGCCGGGGCGTCTGCCTTTAGTAAAAGCTTCGATGAAGATGTTGGTTGATCAGCTTCGTGACATAGACCATGTGGCTATTGTGACTTATGCCGGATCGGCAGGGGTAAAATTGGAAAGTACGCCTGGCGACGAAAAGATGAAAATAAAATCGGCTATTGAAGAGCTGGAAGCAGGCGGGAGTACCGCTGGTGCAGCGGGAATTAAGAAGGCTTACGAAATTGCCAAGCAACAATATATCAAAGGTGGAAACAACCGAATTATTTTGGCGAGTGACGGTGATTTCAATGTTGGAGAGCACAGTGACGAATCGATGGAGGAATTGATTGCGAAAGAAAGTAAATCAGCCATTTTCCTTACGGTACTCGGTTATGGCATGGGGAATCTTAAGGACAGTAAGATGGAAATCCTTGCGGACAAAGGTCATGGAAATTACGCTTATATCGATAATATTTCGGAAGCGCGAAAGGCGATGGTGACCGAATTTGGGGGAACGTTGTTTACTGTTGCTAAAGATGTAAAGATTCAGGTCGAATTTAATCCAAGTTATGTGCAAGCCTATCGTTTGGTAGGATACGAAAATCGTATGCTGGAGGCCGAGGATTTCAATAATGATCAAAAGATGGGCGGTGATATGGGCGTAGGCCATGTGGTGACAGCCTTGTATGAAATTGTACCTATCGGTGTTGAGTCGGGAATGGTTGGAACGGTAGATCCCTTAAAATATCAGCAGCATGCAAATCCGGCAACTGGACGGAGAAATGCTGAACTGGCAACAGTTAAATTTCGGTACAAGGAGCCTGAAGGGCAGAAAAGTAAGTTGCAGCAAAAGGTGGTAGGAACAGCCGTAACGGAGTTGAATAATGTGAGTGAAGATTTACGTTTTGCAACAGCGGTAGCGGAACTTGGTTTACTACTTCGTGATTCTGATTTTAAGCAAAAGGCCAATTTTGACCAGCTGATCGTGCGTGCAAAAGCTTCCAAAGGAAAAGACGAGGAAGGTTATCGTGCTGAATTTATCCGTATGGCTGAAAATGCGCGAGACTTATCGAGATCGAAGGAATAAATAGGAAGAGCATATATAAAACTATTTTTTAGCAGTGACAACCGAAAGGCTGCCGCTGAAAATAGTTTAGTTTTGAGGGTCATAGATAAAAAAGTAAATAAAATATATTTTTAAGCCATAAATAAAAGGAACGTATTTTGCTCCTGCGAGTGGTGCTACAGGCTATTCTGCTCAGGTGGTGAATGGGGTGGGTTGTTTTGGTAAATAGAGATCACTTGTAAAGGAATCGGCCTAGCTGTCAATGGTGAGGTAAATATGCGAGAATAAAAAATAATAGATAAATGAAAAATTTCTTCTTGTGCTTTCTTTTGGCAATTGGTATCGTTATACCTACGATAGCCCAAAATGCGGGTTTGAATAAACAGCAGACAATGGCCTATATTAACAAGCTGTATAAAGTTGCTTATCATTATAAGGACACAAAAGTCGATACGGTGACTGTAGACGGGAAAGTGCTGACAGTCTTTCTTTCCAGTGGCCAGCATTTTCGAAGTGATATTGCGAAATCAGATGTACTTGTCATTGCCAGGGTAAAATCAGGTTATCAAATCCGATTCAAGTCGTCGCCAAGCACGGATGAAATTTTATGGGCTATCCAAACTGAAGATGACGCCAAGCGTCTGAAAAATGCGCTGGAGCATCTGATTAAAATTGTAAAAACAGAGAAAAAGACAGATCCTTTCAGTAGTTAAGTACTTTAGAAGCGTTCTGGTCTGAAGAATACTAGAGTGTTCGGCAAGGTATGCGCTTGCCGTTACGGATATAGATTCGTATAAATGCGTGCTGTAGTTTATACTGCTCAGATTGCACAAAAAAGCAGACCCGATGAAAGATCTGCTTCAATTGATATGTATTAGCAGTTGGCTGCTACGTTAAACGAGTATTAAGATCAATAGTGGAATTAAGGCGACCATAGAAAACATCAATGTAGTACGCTTTTGTAGATATAAACTTATAGATAAGATCAATTCACTGTTTTCGCAGCTCTCTATTTTGCCGCCATTAGATAGCGAAGAGGACTTGATTTCTACAACTTCTCCTAGCTCATCTTCAATTTGCCATGCGGTCATCCACCTATTTTTAGGGCTCCATGTGTATTTTTTATTGATCAGGCTAATGGTAGCTTTACTCTTCCAGGAATTGTATTCAATATCACCTATCAGCTCGTTATTTTGATTTCGAATCTCTGTGAATGGATTGAAAAGCCCTTTATTTATGAAGCGATACTTGTCTTTATGGATAGAAACATGCGCATCTAAGTTCCAATCAATAGATTCGAGGCTACCGATCACAGCATCATTGCAATAGAGGATAGACTTTGTTCCGAATAAATTATTTTTCCAGTTATAAATTGATTTCTTTTCCATGATTGTGTATGTTTATATGTTGATTTTAATTTATTAGTAGCCTATCAGCTCATTTTGTTACAGCGTGTAGAAATATTTTTTGCGGAAGTTTTTTGTGGAAGCATTCATAAGGCTTAGTATAGGGGAAGTACACCGAAAAATCCCTATTTTTATCAAAAAAATCATATCGAATTGACACATCACGAAAAGTCGAGCCAGATCAGGAAAGAAATAAATCAGTCCTATCAGCAGCTTAAAGAAATATACCCCATATTAAAACGTCAGAACAGCATTGGGATGTGCATATTTGCAATCGCAATCCTAGCGGTTCTGTTTGTATCGATCGGTTGGTATCGCGCAGTTGTGCCGACATGGTTAATGATAATTAGCAACGCATTTTTTATGGGCGTGTTGCACGAAATTGAGCACGATCTAATTCATTGGCTCTATTTTAAAAAACAGAGAGGTATTCATCATTTTATGCTTTTTAGTGTATGGATTTTAAGGCCATTGACTGTCAATCCTTGGATTCGTAGAACCCTACATCATCATCACCATAAGTTTTCGGGTACGTTGCACGATGTTGAGGAGCGTAGTGTGACAAATGGAGAACGTTGGTCTCTAAAGCGTCTGTTGACAACTCCGGATATTGTATTAGGAGGGCTTTTTCGCCTTCACCGAATGTTTAGCGATATGGATAAGGAAGTCGTAAATGGAAATCTAAAATTAGAAACTTCTTCTAAACTAAAACGAATTATGTTTTTGAGCATTGTTCCGGTGACGATTTTTGCACATGTCGTATTATATTTCTATTTCGCAGACTTGCTAATGGATTGGCTTAATGCATCATTCGAGTTAGATTTGAGTTTTCCACAGTATGTTGATAACATGTTAATAAGTTTTGATGGGTTAATTTATGTTATTCTTTTACCAAACTTATTACGTCAATTTTGCTTACATTTTATTACATCAAATATGCATTACTTTGGTGATGTTGAAGCAGGAAATGTCTTGGAGCAGACACAGG
The genomic region above belongs to Sphingobacterium zeae and contains:
- a CDS encoding vWA domain-containing protein; amino-acid sequence: MRTILFVIGLLLSFGGYAKQGYEVSGKVVDAYTGIALAGVQVSNAVTKEQRLTDDKGNYRIQVQDGKNTLIFSYIGYVGQRIAVNHRSKVDVALVQQNNTLDEVVVTGYERKVKRQTAPMMHFNSAFSGQVSSLYIRGTAYMPNQNQESYRKVKENKFINPLKEPLSTFAADVDVASYSNVRRFINSGSLPDKDAVRVEEMINYFQYKVAGPNSGEPVNIVTELTKAPWNTAHQLMRVTLKAKDMPTAKLKPSNLVFLIDVSGSMMGPGRLPLVKASMKMLVDQLRDIDHVAIVTYAGSAGVKLESTPGDEKMKIKSAIEELEAGGSTAGAAGIKKAYEIAKQQYIKGGNNRIILASDGDFNVGEHSDESMEELIAKESKSAIFLTVLGYGMGNLKDSKMEILADKGHGNYAYIDNISEARKAMVTEFGGTLFTVAKDVKIQVEFNPSYVQAYRLVGYENRMLEAEDFNNDQKMGGDMGVGHVVTALYEIVPIGVESGMVGTVDPLKYQQHANPATGRRNAELATVKFRYKEPEGQKSKLQQKVVGTAVTELNNVSEDLRFATAVAELGLLLRDSDFKQKANFDQLIVRAKASKGKDEEGYRAEFIRMAENARDLSRSKE
- a CDS encoding fatty acid desaturase — protein: MTHHEKSSQIRKEINQSYQQLKEIYPILKRQNSIGMCIFAIAILAVLFVSIGWYRAVVPTWLMIISNAFFMGVLHEIEHDLIHWLYFKKQRGIHHFMLFSVWILRPLTVNPWIRRTLHHHHHKFSGTLHDVEERSVTNGERWSLKRLLTTPDIVLGGLFRLHRMFSDMDKEVVNGNLKLETSSKLKRIMFLSIVPVTIFAHVVLYFYFADLLMDWLNASFELDLSFPQYVDNMLISFDGLIYVILLPNLLRQFCLHFITSNMHYFGDVEAGNVLEQTQVLTVWWTFPMQLFCFFFGWTHSIHHFVVNETFYVRHIGRKAAQDILRRYGVRFNDLGTFRRANRFRELSKKEV